The Candidatus Hydrogenisulfobacillus filiaventi sequence CGACCCCGATCTCCACCCCGGGGACGTTGTCGGTGAGGCGGATGAACAGCTGCAGGTGTTCGGACAGGATCCGCGCCCCCATCGACACCGCTTCCTCCGGGGTCAGGGAGGCGTCGGTCCATACCTCCAGGGTCAGGCGGTCGTAGTCCGTGATCTGACCCACCCGGGTGTCCTCCACCCGCCAGTTCACGCGACGTACGGGGCTGAAGATGGAGTCGACCGGGATCACGCCAATGGCCTGTTCGGGGCGCTTATTCTTGTCCGCCGGGACATAGCCCCGCCCGCGCTCCACGGTCAGCTCCATGGCCAGGTGGCCGCCTTCGTCGATGGTCGCGATGTGCTGGTCCGGCTCCAGGATCTCCACATCCGCGTCCCCCTGGATGTCGCCGGCCACCACCTCGCAGGGCCCGTCCTTCTCCAGGCGCAGCACCCGCGGTTCATCGGACCACAGCTTGAGGGCCAGGTGCTTGAGGTTGAGGATGATGTCGGCCGTGTCCTCCACCACCCCCGGGATCACCGAGAACTCGTGCAGGACGCCGTCAATCCGCACCGTGGTCACCGCCGCGCCCGGCAGGGAGGACAGCAGCACCCGGCGCAAGGCATTGCCGAGGGTGGTGCCGTAACCCCGCTCCAGCGGCTCGATGGTGAAGGCCCCGTAGTGGGGATCGCTGCCATCGTCCACGCGACGGATTTCTGGCTTCTCGATTTCGGTCATGGCAGGCCTTGTGCCCCCTCTCGCCCCGTGACCGCGCTTACCGCGAGTAGAGCTCGACAATCAGCTGCTCCTGCACCGGGGCGTCAATCTCCTCCCGGGTCGGCAGGCGCAGCACCGTCCCCCTTAGCTCCTCGGGGTGGCTCTCCAGCCAGGCCGGGACCATCCGGGAGGCATTGGGGGCGAACTGCTTGAAAAAGGGCTTGTTGCGGCTGCGCTCGCGCACCGCCACCACGTCCCCCGGCTTGACCAGGAAGGACGGGATATTCACCCGCCGGCCGTTGACCTCGAAGTGGTTATGGCGCACCAGCTGGCGCGCCTGCGCCCGCGAGGCCGCCAGGCCCAGGCGGTAGACCACGTTGTCGAGCCGCCGCTCCAAATATTGCAGGAGCACGTCGCCGGTGCGCCCGCGCCGCTTGGCTGCGCGCTCGAAGTAGCCCCGGAACTGCCCCTCCAGCACGCCGTAAACCCGCCGCGCCTTCTGCTTCTCGCGCAGGTGCACACCGTACTCGGAGAGTTTACGGCGCCCCTGCCCATGCTGGCCCGGCGGATACGCCCGGCGTACCACGGGGCACTTGTCCGTATAGCACTTCTCGCCCTTCAGGTAGAGCTTCACGCCCTCCCGCCGGCACAGCCGGCAGACGGGACCGGTATAACGGGCCATCTGGCGCCTCCTTCCTCTCGTCCAGGCTGACTACACGCGCCGCCGCTTGGGCGGCCGGCAGCCGTTATGGGGAATCGGGGTCACGTCCTTGATCATGCTCACCTCGAGGCCGGCGGCCTGAAGGGAGCGGATGGCCGCCTCCCGGCCGGCGCCGGGACCCTTGACCAGGACCTCGACCTCGCGCACCCCGTACTCCATGGCTCCCCGCGCCGCGTTCTCCGCCGCCAGCTGGGCGGCAAAGGGCGTGCTCTTGCGGGATCCCTTGAAGCCGGCCTGGCCGGCTGAGGACCAGGACAGGGTGTTCCCCTGGGGATCGGTGATGGTGACGATGGTGTTGTTAAACGTGGAACGGATGTGGGCAATTCCCCGGTCCACATGCCTGCGGTCGCGGCGCTTGACGCGCGCGGCCGTTCGACGCGGCGGCATCGGTCGTTCGTTCCCCCTTCATCAGGCGGGCGTGGCAGCCCGGCCCGGCTTATTTCTTGCGCTTGGCGCCCACCGTGCGGCGCGGCCCCTTGCGGGTCCGGGCGTTGGTCTTGGTGCGCTGACCCCGTACCGGCAGGCCCCGGCGGTGGCGCAGCCCACGGTAGCAGCCGATGTCCATCAGCCGCTTGATGTTGAGCTGCACCTCCCGGCGCAGGTCCCCCTCCACCCGGTAGGTCCGGTCGATGTAGTCGCGGAGCTTGCTGACCTCCTCCTCGGTGAGGTCGCGCACCCGCCGATCGGGGTCCACCCCCGTCGCCCTCAGAATTTCACGGGAGCGGGACCAGCCGATGCCATAGATGTACGGCAGGGCCGCCTCCACCCGCTTGTCGCGCGGCAGGTCCACCCCTGCAATACGCGCCACGTAACCCCCTCCTTTGCCTTACGGACGCCGGTCCGGGCCCCGTTAGCCCTGGACCTGCTTGTGCTTGGGATTTTCGCAGATCACCATCATGCGGCCATGCCGCTTAATCACCTTGCACTTTTCACACATCGGCTTCACCGAAGCGCGAACCTTCATGCCGGCCCTCCCCTCCGGCCGGCCGGCGCGGCCGACCGGCCTATTTGTAGCGGTAGGTGATGCGTCCGCGCGTCAGGTCGTAGGGCGACAACTGTACCGTCACCCGGTCACCGGGCAGGATCTTGATGAAGTGCATCCGAATCTTGCCGGAGACGTGGGCCAGCACCTTGTGCCCGTTGGCCAGCTCCACGCGGAACATGGCGTTCGGCAGCGGCTCGATCACCGTGCCCTCGACCTCAATCGCGTCCTCCTTCGCCATCGGCATCCCTCCCTTCCCGGTTCTGCATCATCGCCCGGATCCACGCCCGGACCGCCTCATCGGTCGGCGGCCCTCCCTCCACCGGCAGGCGGGCGGTGCCCACCGGCCGCACGTGGCGGGGGTTCTTGCGCTTAGGGGCCGTCACCGGCCGCCGCCGGCCGTCCGCCAGCAGCAGCCGGCCCTGGTCGGTCCCCACCACCACAAAATAGCGGTTGCAATCATGACCGGCCGTCACCACCACCGTACGGCCCCGCCAGTCCCGCTTGCGTCCGTGCGTGTCCGCTCCCATCCTGCAACCGCCCAAATCCGTTTATCCCGTACCGATCTATTATACCCTTTTTTCGTCACTGCGCAGGGTGAGGACCTCGGGGCCGTCCTCCCCCAGGAAGACGGTGTGCTCGAAATGACACGACAAGCGGTGGTCCAGGGTCACGACCGTCCAGCCGTCATCCAGCACCCCCACCTCCCAGGTGCCCTCGTTGACCATCGGCTCGATGGCCAGCGCCAGGCCCGGCCGGAGCAGGGGTCCCTTGCCGGGCTGCCCGTAATTGGGAACCTGGGGGTCCTCGTGCATGGCGCGCCCGATACCGTGCCCGACGTATTCCCGCACCACCGAGAAGCCGTGGGCTTCGACGTGCTCCTGGACCGCCCAGGAGACATCCCCCAGGCGGGCCCCCGGGCGCATGGCGGCAATGGCCCGCCACAAGGCCTGGTAGGTGACCTCCAGCAGCTCCGCGGCCCGGGGGCTGGGCGGCTCGCCCACGAACACGGAGAGGGCCGAATCCCCCACAAAGCCGTCAATCTGGGCCCCGAAATCGAGGCTGACCAGGTCGCCCGGCTTGAGCCGCCGGGCGCCGGGAATGCCATGCACCACCTCGTCGTTGACGGATACGCAGACGCTGGCGGGATACCCGTGGTAGCCCTTGAACACCGGCACCGCCCCGCGGGCACGGGTCTCCCGCTCGGCCAGCACGTCCAGTTCGCGGGTGGTAATGCCCGGCCGCACCGCCGTCTTCAGGACCTCCAGGACCTCCGCCGTCACCCGTCCTGCCCGGCGCATCTTTTCCCGCTCCTGGGCGCTCTTGAGCTCAATCATGCGCCGGTCACGCCTCCAGCTCCCGGTGATGCAGCGCGGCGATGATGCGCCGCGTCACCTCGTTTTCTGCGCCCTCGGCCGGCACCGTCACCAGCAGACCCCGGCGGCGGTAGTAGTCCACCACCGGCCGCGTCTCCTGCTCATACACATCCAACCGCCGGGCCACCGTCTCGGGCCGGTCGTCGGGCCGCTGGACCAGCGGTCCCCCGCACACGTCGCAGACCCCGGCCACCTTGGGGGGATGATACTCCACGTGATAGGTAGCCCCGCAGCGCTCGCACACCCGGCGCCCCGTCAACCGGGCCATCACCAGGTCCCGATCCGCCTCCAGCAGCAGGGCGGCTGTCAGCCCTACCCCGCTGCGGGCCAGCATGCGGTCCAGGGCTTCAGCCTGGGCCACGTTGCGGGGAAATCCGTCCAGGATGAAGCCGGCCCGGGCGTCGGGCTCCTGCAGGCGGGCGGCGACCATCCCGATGGTCACCTCGTCCGGCACCAGCTGCCCGGCCTCCATGTACCGCCGGGCTTCCAGTCCCAGGGGCGTGCGGTCGGCCAGGTTCTGGCGGAAGATGGCCCCCGTCGAGATGTGCGGCACCCCGAAATGTGCGGCCAGATGGTCGGCCTGGGTGCCCTTGCCGGCGCCCGGCGGCCCTAACAGAACCAGCTCCATGGCTTCCATCGCCCCTATCCGGTCGGGTTGCTACTTCATGAAGCCCTGATACTGCTTCATCAGGAGGTGGGCCTGCATCTGCTTCAGGGTGTCCAGGGCGACCCCGACCACGATCAGCAGCGAGGTGCCGCCGAAATACAGGCCGTTGATGCCCATGGCCATGGTCACAAACGACGGCAGCACCGAGACGATGCCGAGGAAGATGGCGCCGATGAAGGTCAGGCGCCCCGCCACCCGGCTCAGGTACTCGGCGGTGGGCTTGCCGGGCCGGATGCCGGGAATGTAGCCGCCGGCCTTCTTCAGGTCGTCGGCGATGTCATCCACCTTGAACACGACGTCCGCATAGAAGAAGGTGAAGGCCACCACCAGCAGGAATTCCAGGATGATGTACGCCGGGGAGGTAAAGCCGAAGTACTGATCCAGGAAGGTGATCCAGCTGCCCTTTACGAACTGGGCCACCGTGTAGGGCAGGATGAGGAGCGAAATGGCGAAGATCACCGGGATGACGCCGGCCATGTTGACCCGGATCGGCAGGTGGGTGGTCCCCCCCTGGTACATGCGCCGGCCCACCACCCGCTTGGGGTATTGTACCGCAACGTTGCGCTGCCCTTCATTGACGTAGACCACCCCGGCGATGATGACCAGTGCCACCAGCAGGAACACCACCAGTTTGAACCAGCTGATGACGCCCGCGCTCACATAGCTGCCGAGCTGTTCAAGGCCATAGGGCAGGCGGGCAATGATGCCGAAGAAGACCAGCAGGGAAATGCCGTTGCCGATGCCTTTGTCGGTGATTTGCTCCCCGACCCACATCATGACGATGCTGCCCGTGGTGAGGAACAGGGCGGTCAGCAGCAGCATGCCGATGGTATGGTGCTGATAGGCGTACAGGCCGTGGTAGGAGTAGTTGTAGAGGTAGAATGCCACCCCCAACGACTGCAGCGCACCCAGGATGAGGGCCAGCCACCGTGTCCAGGTGGTGATCTTCTTCTGCCCCTGCTCCCCTTCCTTGGACCATTCCTCAACCTGCGGGATCACGACGGTCATCAGCTGCATGATGATGGAGGCATCAATATACGGCACGATGCCGAGGGCGAACACCGACAGGGTCGCGGTGGCCCCGCCCGAAAACAGGTTCAGAAGGGCGAAAATGGTCCCGCCGAAGCGGAAGAGCGACTGGATCACACTGGCGTTCACTCCCGGCACCGGGATGTGGGCCCCCAGCCGGAACGCCACCAGCATCAACAGGGTGAAGAGCAGGCGGCGGTTGAGGTCGGAGGCCTGCAGCATCCCGGCCAGGGCGCTGCGGCTGTTGTTGGGTGTCACCTAAATCACCTCGGCCTTACCGGCGGCCTGTTCAATCTTGGCCCGCGCGGAGGCGGAAAAGGCCTGCGCCCGCACCACCAGCGGCCGGTCAAGTTCCCCTTCCCCCAGGATCTTGACCGGCAACGGCCGCCGCACCAGCCGGCGGTTGCGCAACAGCTCCGGGGTCACCTCGGTACCGGGCTCGAAGATGTTGAGGGCGCCGACGTTCACCACCTCATACTCCACCCGGAACGGGTTGACGAAGCCGCGCTTGGCCAGCCGGCGCACCAGCGGCATCTGGCCGCCTTCAAACCCGGGCCGGATCTTGGCCCCCGAGCGCGCCTTCTGGCCCTTCTGCCCGCGCCCGGCCGTCTTGCCCAGGCCGGACCCCAGCCCGCGGCCGCGCCGGGTCTTGCGGGCATGGGAGCCGGGAGCGGGCCGTACATCGTGAATCCGCATGACCGTCCTCCTTCCGGGATTGCCGCGCTACTCGCCGATCTCCTCCACCCGCACCAGGTGCCGCACCTTGTGCACCATGCCCCGGATAGAGGGCGTGTCGTCATGTTCCACGTAGTGCCACATCTTGCGCAAGCCCAGCCGGTGCACCGTCTCCCGCTGGTCGGGGGGATGCCCGATCAGGCTGCGCACCAGCGTGATGCGCAACTGCTTAGCCATCGTTCGTCACCCCCAGGATCTCCCGCACGGTCTTGCCGCGCAGGCGGGCGACCTGGCTCGCCACCTTCAACTGGCGGAGCCCGTCCATGGTGGCGGCTACCACATTGTTGGGATTCTTGGTGCCCAACGACTTGCTCAACACGTCGTGGACCCCGGCCAGCTCCAGGACGGCGCGCACCGCCCCGCCGGCAATGACCCCGGTCCCGGGGGCGGCCGGCTTCAGCAGCACCCGCCCGGCCCCGAAGGTGCCCACTACGCGGTGGGGGATGGTGGTGCCCAGGCGCGGCACCTCGATCATGTGCTTCTTGGCGTCATCCACGCCTTTCCGGATCGCATCCGGGATCTCGGCCGCCTTGCCCAGCCCGACCCCCACGCGCCCGTTCTCGTCCCCGACCACCACCAGGGCGCTGAAGCTGAACCGCCGGCCGCCCTTGACCACCTTGGCCACCCGATTGATGGAGACCACTTTCTCCTTCAGCTCGGGCGCGCCCTGGGCCTGGCTGCCCTCCTGTGTGCGTGCCACGTTCTCCCCCCTTGCCATCAGAATTCCAACCCGCCTTCCCGGGCCCCTTCCGCCAGGGCCTTAACCCGTCCGTGGTAGGCATAGCCGCCCCGGTCGAAGACCACCTTGGTCACGCCCCGGGCCCGGGCCCGTTCAGCCAGCAGCCGCCCCACCGCCGCCGCCTTGGCCACCGTCAGCCGCCCTTCCATCTCCCGGAAGGCCGGCTCCAGGGTGGAAGCCGATGCCAACGTGTGCCCGCTGGTGTCGTCAATCAGCTGGGCATAAATGTGCAGGTTGGACCGGAATACGCTAAGCCGCGGCCGTTCGGGCGTCCCCGAGACCTTGGCCCGCACCCGCAGATGGCGGCGCTGCCGGGCCGCATGGCGATTGAACCGTGTGTACACCCCGCCTGCCTCGCTTTCCCTCCGGGTTAGCGCTTGCCGGTCTTCCCGACCTTGCGCCGGATGCGCTCGCCCAGATAGTGAATCCCCTTGCCCTTGTAGGGTTCCGGCGGCCGTACCGACCGGATCTGGGCCGCAACCTGTCCTACCTTTTCCTTGTCGTACCCGCGCACGATGATGTTGGTGGCGTTGGGCACCTCGAATTCGATCCCTTCCGGCGGGTCGATGTTCACCGGGTGGGAGAATCCGACCGTGAGGGTGAGGGTCCGTCCCTGCTTGCTGGCGCGGTAGCCGACCCCGGTCAGCTCCAACTGCTTCTGGTAGCCGGTGGAGACCCCCTCCACCATGTTGGCCACCAGCGTCCGCCACAGGCCCCACTGCTGGCGGGCCATGCGGCTCTCATTGACCGGCTCCACGCGCAGGGTGTTCTCCTCCCGCACCAGCCGGACCTCCGGCCGCAGGGTCCGCTCCAGGCGGCCCTTGGGACCCTGCACGCGCACCGTAAGACCGTCAATGTCCACCTCGACCCCCGCCGGCACCGCGATGGGCCGTTTTCCGATCCGTGACACCGTCTCCGCCTCCCTTCCGCCCGGCCAGCGCCGGCGGTTACCACACGTAGCAGAGGACCTCGCCGCCGGCCCGCAACCGCCGGCCTTCCTTATCGGTCATGATGCCGCGGGAGGTGGACACGATGGCGATGCCCAACCCGCCCAGCACCCGCGGCAGCTCGTCCGCCCCGGCGTACACCCGCAGCCCCGGCTTGGAGATGCGCTTGAGGCCGCTGATCACCCGCTCGCGGTGCGGACCGTACTTGAGATACACCCGCAGGATAGCGCGCGGGCTGGCCTCCACGATCTCGAAGTCGCGGATGAAACCCTCGTCCTTGAGGATCTGCGCGATGGCCCGTTTTTCCCGCGACAGCGGGATGTCCACCGACTCGCGGTAGACGATGTTGGCGTTGCGGATCCGGGTCAGCATGTCCGCGATGGGGTCGGTGACGTGGGTCTTGACCCGGACCGGGGCGCCGCCCTTCTTGCGCGTGCTCGCGTCCTTCATCTTACCAGCTCGCCTTCCTTATCCCCGGAATCTCCCCGCGGTGGGCCATCTCCCGGAAGCACAACCGGCAGAGGCCAAAGTCGCGCAGGTAGCCGTGCGCGCGCCCGCAAACCCGGCAGCGGTGGTAGCGGCGGACCCGGAACTTGGGGGTCGCCTGCGCCTTGCGGATCCATGCTTTCTTGGCCATCGTGCTGTTCCCCCCTTTACGCCTTGGCGAAGGGCATGCCCAGCCCTTCCAGCAGGGCCCGCGCCTCCTCGTCGGTGCGGGCGCTGGTCACAATGGTCACGTCCATGCCCCGGACCTTTTCGACCTTGTCGTACTCGATCTCCGGGAAGATGATCTGCTCGCGGACGCCCAGGGTGTAGTTGCCCCGGCCGTCAAACCCGCGGGTGGACAGCCCGTGAAAGTCTCGCACCCGCGGCAAGGCGATGAAGAAAAGCTTCTCCAGGAAGTCGAACATGCGCTGGCGGCGCAGGGTGACCATGCACCCGATCGCCATGCCCTTGCGCACCTTGAAGGACGCCACCGACTTCTTGGCCCGCGTGATCATCGGCTTCTGGCCGGTGATGGCCGTCAGGTCCGCCACCGCCGCCTCCAGCAGCTTGGGGTTCTGAATGGCGTCCCCTACCCCCATGTTGATGATCACCTTCACCAGCTTGGGCACCTGGGACGGGTTGTCGTAGTGGAAGCGCTCCGCCAGCTGCGCCCGCACCGCCGCTTCCCGCGCCTTGAGGTCGGTTACCTCCATTGTCGCCACCGTTCCAGCCTCCTGTCGCCCGTCGCGCGGCGGCCCTGCCGCCCGTTCCGCCGGGCCCTATGTCCGTCCGGAGGATCCCCCCGGGTCAGGAAATGACCGCCCCGCAACGCTTGCAGACCCGTACCTTGCGCCCGTCCTCGGTGAAGCGCTTGGCCACCCGCGTCGGCGTCTTGCAGGACGGGCAAATGAGCATCACATTCGAGACCGCTATCGGCGCCTCCATGGTGATGATGCCGGATTCCATCCCCGGACGGGCCTTCTGATGCTTCTTGACCAGGTTCACCTTCTCCACCACCACCCGGCGCTCCTTGGGCAGGGCGCGGATGATCTTGCCCTGCTTCCCCTTGTCGCGCCCGGCGATCACCAGGACCGTGTCCCCGGTCCGCACCCGCATGGCACCCAACTGGGCTTCCCTCCCTTCCGAGCCGGCCGCCTTACAGGACCTCCGGCGCCAGCGAGATGATCTTCATGAAGTCCTTGTCGCGCAGTTCGCGGGCCACC is a genomic window containing:
- the rplX gene encoding ribosomal protein L24 (BL23) (Evidence 2a : Function from experimental evidences in other organisms; PubMedId : 11278078, 12682299; Product type s : structure) produces the protein MGAMRVRTGDTVLVIAGRDKGKQGKIIRALPKERRVVVEKVNLVKKHQKARPGMESGIITMEAPIAVSNVMLICPSCKTPTRVAKRFTEDGRKVRVCKRCGAVIS
- the rplE gene encoding ribosomal protein L5 (BL6) (Evidence 2a : Function from experimental evidences in other organisms; PubMedId : 12682299; Product type s : structure), with protein sequence MATMEVTDLKAREAAVRAQLAERFHYDNPSQVPKLVKVIINMGVGDAIQNPKLLEAAVADLTAITGQKPMITRAKKSVASFKVRKGMAIGCMVTLRRQRMFDFLEKLFFIALPRVRDFHGLSTRGFDGRGNYTLGVREQIIFPEIEYDKVEKVRGMDVTIVTSARTDEEARALLEGLGMPFAKA